The proteins below are encoded in one region of Penaeus monodon isolate SGIC_2016 chromosome 32, NSTDA_Pmon_1, whole genome shotgun sequence:
- the LOC119593478 gene encoding uncharacterized protein LOC119593478, with protein MDYDKNEMDDIMRVDVFFHTLNVDDVTQIGKYENVWGLVSSLGGALSLYMGISVFLLVEVLEFLIYLVVNSCLYAVGRYDTKTEVRPATPPSPTPSDVVFVRRLYDALGSKAPKTYGK; from the exons ATGGACTATGACAAGAACGAGATGGATGACATAATGCGTGTGGACGTCTTCTTCCACACACTCAATGTAGACGACGTGACGCAGATCGGAAAGTACGAG AACGTCTGGGGTTTGGTCAGCAGCCTCGGTGGCGCCCTCTCCCTGTACATGGGTATCTCCGTTTTCCTGCTGGTGGAGGTCCTGGAATTCCTCATCTACCTGGTCGTCAACTCCTGCCTTTACGCTGTGGGTCGCTATGACACCAAGACAGAGGTCAGACCCGCCACCCCCCCGTCGCCTACTCCGTCAGATGTCGTGTTCGTGAGGCGACTGTACGATGCTCTCGGGTCGAAG GCACCGAAAACCtacggaaaatga